CCTGAATACTTTATTTTAAGATTGGGCTGGGCCTATATTATTTTACGCGTGATTTATGGCATTTGTTACTTAAGCAATTGGGCAACTTTACGCTCTATTGTCTGGTTTTTATCATTGTTATGCCCAATATTCTTGTTGATCGTGACAATTAAGTTGACTTGAGTGTCATTCTGTCACCATTCATATCAACTTTCGCGTGTGCGCATTGTATAATCGGCATCATTTTGATGATATCCACGTTATAATCGAGTGGATTTTACATCTGACTTCATAACGAAAGAGTATTGATATGAGTTACAGCAATATCCCAGCAGGTAAAGATGCACCAAATGACATCTATGTCATCATTGAAATTCCTGCAAATGCAGCGCCAATTAAATATGAAATTGACAAAGATTCTGATGCATTGTTTGTAGACCGTTTTATGGGTACAGCAATGTTCTACCCAGCAAACTACGGCTATGTACCAAACACTTTGTCTGAAGATGGTGACCCATTAGACGTACTTGTTGTAACTCCACATCCTGTTGCTGCCGGTTCTGTAATTCGTTGCCGTCCAGTGGGCAAATTAAACATGGAAGATGACGGTGGTATCGACGCGAAATTAATCGCTGTTCCACACGAAAAATTATCTCCACTTTACAAAGACGTTCAGGAATATACAGAT
The window above is part of the Acinetobacter baumannii genome. Proteins encoded here:
- the ppa gene encoding inorganic diphosphatase; its protein translation is MSYSNIPAGKDAPNDIYVIIEIPANAAPIKYEIDKDSDALFVDRFMGTAMFYPANYGYVPNTLSEDGDPLDVLVVTPHPVAAGSVIRCRPVGKLNMEDDGGIDAKLIAVPHEKLSPLYKDVQEYTDLPPLLISQVEHFFSHYKDLEPGKWVKISGWEGADVAKAEVLKAIEAAKK